The genome window TGCAGGGCCACTGAATGCAGATTTTCCTACAAATGGTGAAACTGCAATGACCTCTTTCTCTTTTAAAGCCTCCACAACACCATCTAGGGAGACAATCGGTCTTATTGATGTGATTGGATTTGAAGGGCCAATGATAACCTTGTCAGATTCATTGATTGCCTCAATGAGTTTTGGACTAGGCTTTACATTGCCATATTTCACTTCAAGAACTTCACACTTGCATTGGTATTTGATTAAAAAGTCATGGAACTCGATTTCACCATATTCTTTTGTGACGATTGTTATTTCAGACTCTTCATCGCTCATAGGAATGATGGTTGCCTTTACACCTAACTTTTCTTTTTGAAGTTCCACAATTTCAGACAGTGTCCAGCCTTCATCTAAAAGAATTGCCTTTTGAAGTTTGGTTGCCCTGTCCCTATCTCCCAATTTAAGCAGTTCAGTGGTTCCCATTTCAATTAGCTGTTCTCTAACTATGAATGTGTCTCCCTTAATTCCGTACCAGAATTCATCGTCTATCATATCTGCAAAGGTATACATTACAGTATCAATGTCTGCTGCAATGTATCCTCCGGACATGTAAAGGTTTTCCACGGTATTCACTATAACGTTGATTTCCTCTTCAGGATAGATTTCCTTTATTCCTTGGATAAGTTTTGGAGTTCCAGTGCCTCCAGAAAGTATGGTTATCATGTTAACACTCTTGCCAGTATTTTTATTTTTTCATTATTTGCATCGTTTATAAGTTTTAGAAATAATTTCGATAAGTATTTTTAATTTTTAACTTTAAAATTCTTCTTTTAATGGAGCTCCACATTCAGGACATGGAGTCTTTTCAGAAATTACTAAAGACATTTCACCATTGCAGTTAGGGCAATTGTTATTTTCAAGAATCTTTCGTCTGTCCTTGTAAAATGTCTTTTTAAAATCAAAAAACAGTATTTTGTAATTATGATTATTTATGGAAATTTCTTTAGTCAATATATCTTCAATTTCATCCTGATTAAATAGTTCATTGTCTTCTGGAACATAGGTTTTAATTAATTTTTTACAATTCGGACAATAGTTTTCATAAAGGAATCCTGAAATCAGTGATTTGGTCATCTTATCTGAATTTTCCTTGTTGTGGCTGTCTTCAATAAGATTCAGATAATGGGATTTTGAATCATCTTCATCATTTGAATAAAAATTTAAGATTGATTCCAAATCATCCAAATCAGTATCCAAATAGAAAATCAGATTCTTATCTAAAAATGAGAAATCACAGCTTTCACATTTAAAATTAATTTCAACCATGTTACCCTCTGGATTATTGTAATTATTTTTTGAATAGAATTATGAATTAAGAAAATAATAATTATTGATTTATGATTTGATTGATTATTTTCTGAACACATCAAACTCTTTTGGTCTAAGCAATGGCTTGATTCCAGTTTCAGTGTCTCTTAAGTGATCAAATGCTGCAAATCCTCTGATTAGGACTATTGGGATTCCTTCATTTGCCTGTCCCATCAATAGGGATGCGGCAGCTGCAAGCTCATCCGCTGTAGCGACTTCAGTTGTTTCAAGAGCTCTGCCGAAGAGGTCTTCCTCACCGATTCTAACCCAAATGGGATTGATTCCAGAGCAGCCAATTGCTGTTCCGATTGCACCTACTCTAAATGCCCTTCCTTGTGTGTCTGTAATAATCACTGCAATCTTCTTGCCGGTTTTCTCTTCCAGATATTCCCTTATGTTCTTAGCGGATTCGTCAGGATTTTCAGGTATAGGTGTTGCAAGTCCCGCTTCAACATTGGATTCATCAATACCTGAATTTGCACAGACAAAGCCATGCTTGGTTTCGGTAACAATGAAATTAGGTCCCACTGCAACAATTTCATTTGATTGGCGAAGTACGATTTCCACAATCTTAGGGTCCTTCTTACATTTTGCTGCAACTTCAATGGCTTCTTCGGAAGGAACGATATCATCGATTTTTATGATGTTTCCTTCTGCCTTTGAAATCAATGTTTCAGCAATGAGAAGAATGTCTCCATCTTCAAGGCTCATCTTTTCCTTTTCCAAATCCTCTTCAATAATCTTGGCTATATTGTCTCCCTTTTGAACTAAAGGAATTTCTTTCAATCCATATAATTTTAAAGTCATAATTAAATGTTGTAATAATAAAATATAAAAAACTATTGATATAAGTTTTAGAAAATTATTATCTGCTTTAATAATTAACTTATTTTAAAAAATGTGATTTCATTTGAATTTTTATTAAAAAATTAAAATAATGCTTTATTTTTTCTATTTTTTCTTAAAAATTAACAATATGCTTTTATATTAAAAATAACAAAAATTATATTAATATTAATTAATAATTGATGATTTTTTCATGAAAAAAACTTAAATCATTATTCTATTATTTAATCATTGAATTAATTTCTTAAGAGGATACTATGATTATAGAAATGCTTACTAGTGGATTTGACATGATTATGGAGATGCTCCAAAGTGGGGGAATCATTACCTACATCATTCTCTTGCTTGGTATCTACGGTCTGTTGATATCCATAAGAAAGATATTTTACCTTAGAAAAATAAGTAAAATCGACGCTACAGAGATTATGGGGACAATCACCTCATCCATGGAACAGGGAGGAGCCATTGAAGCTTTGAAAAACATCAGTCACTATAAGAACCCTGTTTCAAGAATCATGTCTGAAGCATTGAAAATCGGTTATAAAAACAAGATTGAAGTAGAAGAAAGTATGGAGCAGATCTTCATTGTCGAGCTTAGTAAAATGACCAATGGTATCAGCGCTTTGAAAACCATCATTGAGCTTGCTCCATTTTTAGGATTGATCGGTACTGTATTGGGTATTTGGATGACCTTTAAGAACTTAGGTGTAAATCCTGATGCTGCGGCAATGGCTGAAGGTATCTATTTGGCTCTTATCACTACCATTGCAGGGTTGACAGTAGCTATTGTTCTCATGCCTTTGTATACTTACATCAAAGGTTTGATTGACCAAGAGATGGATAAGATTGAATTGGCTACTAAAATGACCAATTGGAGCTATGCTGTAATCAAGATAAGAGTTTATGAAAAATTGCCTTGTGTGATTGAAGCTCTTCAAGAGGCAGAAGGTATTGTTAGCGTAAAGGAAATCTCTGACCCTTATTCTAATATTCAAATTTCATTCAAGCCAAGTATGCTTGAAAAGAGTATCAGCAATATCATATTGGAAAAATGTGATGTGAAATCTGAAATTACAGAAAGTAAGTTAAGACAATAATCAAGGGGCTGTTAAATTGGCAATTGACATCAAGCGTCATAAAGAGAAGATGAATCGGGATGAACCTGAGATCAAGCTTGTTCCTTTTATTGACATCTTATTTACTTTGCTTATCTTTTTAGTGGTCACCAGTACTTTTGGTGCTGCTGCAGTGGATAGCGATGATACCGGAACCGGTACCGGAAAGCCGAACATGACTGACTCCACTGGAGATGCGGAATATTATCTGATTCCGGTTGCAGGCTTGCAGAAAGTTGTTGTGAATGGTGTGGACATGTCTTCCGAGATAAAAGGAAACGCTATCGGTGTTCATGCAAGAGTGCTTGATCAAGGGGACGTTCAGATTAAAACGAGCGAACATGCGATATATAT of Methanobrevibacter sp. contains these proteins:
- a CDS encoding coenzyme F420-0:L-glutamate ligase codes for the protein MTLKLYGLKEIPLVQKGDNIAKIIEEDLEKEKMSLEDGDILLIAETLISKAEGNIIKIDDIVPSEEAIEVAAKCKKDPKIVEIVLRQSNEIVAVGPNFIVTETKHGFVCANSGIDESNVEAGLATPIPENPDESAKNIREYLEEKTGKKIAVIITDTQGRAFRVGAIGTAIGCSGINPIWVRIGEEDLFGRALETTEVATADELAAAASLLMGQANEGIPIVLIRGFAAFDHLRDTETGIKPLLRPKEFDVFRK
- the cofD gene encoding 2-phospho-L-lactate transferase translates to MITILSGGTGTPKLIQGIKEIYPEEEINVIVNTVENLYMSGGYIAADIDTVMYTFADMIDDEFWYGIKGDTFIVREQLIEMGTTELLKLGDRDRATKLQKAILLDEGWTLSEIVELQKEKLGVKATIIPMSDEESEITIVTKEYGEIEFHDFLIKYQCKCEVLEVKYGNVKPSPKLIEAINESDKVIIGPSNPITSIRPIVSLDGVVEALKEKEVIAVSPFVGKSAFSGPAGQFMNAFGYESSSIGVAEIYKPFLSKFVIDNQDAEFKEEIEEIIPNVIVTNTFMKTIEDKINLAKVVLE
- a CDS encoding MotA/TolQ/ExbB proton channel family protein — encoded protein: MIIEMLTSGFDMIMEMLQSGGIITYIILLLGIYGLLISIRKIFYLRKISKIDATEIMGTITSSMEQGGAIEALKNISHYKNPVSRIMSEALKIGYKNKIEVEESMEQIFIVELSKMTNGISALKTIIELAPFLGLIGTVLGIWMTFKNLGVNPDAAAMAEGIYLALITTIAGLTVAIVLMPLYTYIKGLIDQEMDKIELATKMTNWSYAVIKIRVYEKLPCVIEALQEAEGIVSVKEISDPYSNIQISFKPSMLEKSISNIILEKCDVKSEITESKLRQ
- a CDS encoding biopolymer transporter ExbD is translated as MAIDIKRHKEKMNRDEPEIKLVPFIDILFTLLIFLVVTSTFGAAAVDSDDTGTGTGKPNMTDSTGDAEYYLIPVAGLQKVVVNGVDMSSEIKGNAIGVHARVLDQGDVQIKTSEHAIYIEAPPGMLPQQAVHSPD